In Streptomyces thermolilacinus SPC6, a single genomic region encodes these proteins:
- a CDS encoding CHAD domain-containing protein — protein sequence MHNPDHHQATAGEVLAPYLHARANDFLRALRTHTESSGTDTAGAEEATRSLRAAARRISGTLHTFRPVLDGAWADGLRSELAWLSGTLAQEHACTSRLVRLVDALSRLTGGPVPAPRGSRTGGSGARGAGETIAMGAARAGALLERQITLARTRAHSAALEALGSSRFHAVADAVALLASEVPFGPAAKSPAEEILPVPAETVERRLLDAVAALPMSPAVGGEHQDGPWHQVRLLLRLHRYALEVRCAPVPELYEAATALDRHRDAADAAAAAATAARTPRIAPATAYTLGVLHADQRHEVEAARIAFHRAWRRTAVTTP from the coding sequence GTGCACAACCCTGACCACCACCAGGCGACCGCCGGTGAGGTCCTGGCGCCGTACCTCCACGCCCGGGCGAACGACTTCCTGCGGGCCCTGCGCACCCACACGGAGAGCAGCGGCACGGACACGGCCGGCGCGGAGGAGGCCACCAGGTCCCTGCGGGCCGCCGCCCGGCGCATCAGCGGGACGCTGCACACGTTCCGCCCGGTCCTCGACGGGGCGTGGGCGGACGGGCTGCGCTCCGAGCTGGCCTGGCTGTCCGGCACGCTCGCCCAGGAGCACGCCTGCACCTCCCGGCTCGTCCGGCTCGTGGACGCCCTGTCCCGGCTGACCGGCGGGCCCGTACCGGCCCCGAGGGGCTCCCGTACGGGTGGCTCCGGCGCGCGGGGCGCGGGCGAGACGATCGCGATGGGCGCCGCCCGCGCGGGAGCCCTGCTGGAGCGGCAGATCACCCTCGCCCGTACCCGGGCCCACTCGGCGGCCCTGGAGGCGCTGGGCTCGTCCCGGTTCCACGCGGTGGCCGACGCGGTGGCGCTGCTGGCGTCGGAGGTGCCGTTCGGGCCCGCCGCGAAGTCGCCCGCCGAGGAGATCCTGCCGGTCCCCGCCGAGACGGTGGAGCGGCGCCTCCTGGACGCGGTCGCCGCCCTGCCGATGAGCCCCGCCGTGGGCGGCGAGCACCAGGACGGCCCCTGGCACCAGGTGCGGCTGCTGCTGCGGCTGCACCGGTACGCCTTAGAGGTACGGTGCGCCCCGGTGCCCGAGCTGTACGAGGCGGCGACCGCGCTGGACCGGCACCGGGACGCCGCCGACGCCGCCGCGGCCGCGGCCACCGCCGCCCGTACGCCGCGCATCGCCCCGGCGACCGCGTACACGCTCGGCGTGCTCCACGCCGACCAGCGGCACGAGGTGGAGGCCGCCCGGATCGCCTTCCACCGCGCCTGGCGCCGCACGGCGGTGACCACGCCATGA
- a CDS encoding NUDIX hydrolase, producing MTGGAGGPAGGTKGSGGGTGGGPRPGGGTGASGGGPGVVRAAGCVLWRRAPGSPTRTDADATTAEAADPTAAAAAAADPVELCLIHRPKYDDWSFPKGKLKPGEDLLSAAVREVREETGHACRPGVRLGTVRYRVRERHKVVTYWAAEAGPGTFVPGKEVDTLRWLPPGEARDLLSHPQDRRLVTWFLATL from the coding sequence ATGACGGGCGGCGCGGGCGGCCCCGCGGGCGGCACGAAGGGCTCCGGCGGCGGTACGGGCGGCGGCCCCCGGCCCGGCGGCGGTACGGGCGCCTCCGGCGGCGGCCCCGGTGTCGTACGGGCGGCCGGCTGCGTCCTGTGGCGCCGCGCGCCCGGCTCGCCCACCCGCACCGACGCCGACGCCACCACAGCCGAAGCCGCCGACCCCACCGCAGCCGCAGCCGCAGCCGCCGACCCCGTCGAGCTGTGCCTGATCCACCGCCCCAAGTACGACGACTGGTCCTTCCCCAAGGGCAAGCTCAAGCCCGGCGAGGACCTGCTCTCGGCGGCCGTGCGCGAGGTACGGGAGGAGACCGGCCACGCCTGCCGCCCCGGCGTCCGCCTGGGCACCGTCCGCTACCGGGTGCGCGAGCGCCACAAGGTGGTCACGTACTGGGCCGCCGAGGCGGGCCCCGGCACCTTCGTGCCCGGCAAGGAGGTGGACACCCTGCGCTGGCTCCCGCCCGGTGAGGCGCGCGACCTGCTGTCCCACCCGCAGGACCGGCGCCTGGTCACCTGGTTCCTCGCGACGCTGTAG